The following are encoded together in the Citrobacter arsenatis genome:
- a CDS encoding Cu(+)/Ag(+) sensor histidine kinase: MASKRWRRPFSLATRLTFFISLATIASFFAFAWIMIHSVKVHFAEQDINDLQEISATLERIINQPNEPESRRLETLKNVVAGYSNVIISLEDSNQKAIFHSPNAPDLRQFIASARPDKNAHASDVFIISGPTLQTPKHVHGQKTSSNWRMIRLPVGQLADGKPAYTLYLALSIDFHLHYINDLKNKLIMTASLISMMIVFIVLFAVYKGHEPIRNVSRRIQNITSKDLDVRLDPQAVPIELEQLVSSFNHMIERIEDVFKRQSNFSADIAHEIRTPITNLVTQTEIALSQTRSPKELEDVLYSNLEEFGRMSKMVSDMLFLAQADNNQLIPEKTALNLADEVGKVFDFFEAWAEEREVGLRFEGRACWVSGDPLMLRRAVSNLLSNAMRYTPKGESVTVRVKEADNQVQIIVENPGIPIPPQHLPRLFDRFYRVDPSRQRKGEGSGIGLAIVKSIVIAHQGKVSVTSDRLATRFILTLPKHGM; this comes from the coding sequence ATGGCCAGTAAACGATGGCGACGCCCTTTCTCGCTGGCAACACGACTGACCTTTTTTATCAGCCTGGCGACGATCGCTTCATTTTTCGCCTTTGCATGGATAATGATCCACTCGGTAAAGGTCCATTTCGCCGAGCAGGACATTAATGATTTACAAGAGATCAGCGCCACGCTGGAGCGAATTATTAACCAACCCAACGAGCCAGAATCACGCCGTCTGGAAACGCTAAAAAACGTGGTAGCGGGTTACTCGAACGTCATTATTTCTCTGGAAGATAGCAACCAGAAGGCTATTTTTCATTCGCCTAATGCGCCGGATCTCCGACAATTTATCGCCAGTGCAAGACCGGACAAAAATGCCCATGCCAGCGATGTATTTATTATCTCCGGCCCAACGCTGCAAACGCCCAAACATGTTCACGGACAGAAAACATCGTCTAACTGGCGAATGATTCGCCTGCCTGTTGGACAGCTAGCCGATGGAAAACCGGCATATACGCTGTATCTGGCGTTATCGATCGATTTTCATCTGCACTATATTAACGACCTGAAAAATAAACTGATTATGACGGCATCGCTGATTAGCATGATGATTGTTTTTATCGTGCTGTTTGCCGTATATAAAGGCCATGAACCGATCCGTAACGTCAGTCGCCGTATCCAAAATATCACCTCGAAAGATCTGGATGTGCGTCTCGATCCGCAAGCTGTTCCCATTGAACTGGAACAGCTGGTAAGTTCATTTAATCATATGATCGAACGTATTGAGGACGTATTTAAACGCCAGTCGAACTTCTCTGCGGATATTGCTCATGAGATCCGCACGCCAATAACTAACCTCGTCACGCAAACGGAAATTGCACTCAGCCAAACCCGTAGCCCAAAAGAGCTGGAAGACGTGCTGTATTCCAATCTCGAAGAATTTGGCCGCATGTCGAAAATGGTCAGCGATATGCTGTTTCTGGCGCAGGCAGACAACAATCAGCTCATCCCGGAAAAGACAGCGCTTAATCTGGCTGATGAGGTGGGGAAAGTGTTCGACTTTTTCGAAGCCTGGGCAGAAGAACGCGAGGTTGGCTTACGTTTTGAAGGACGCGCATGCTGGGTTTCGGGCGATCCGCTAATGCTACGTCGGGCGGTGAGCAATCTGCTGTCAAATGCTATGCGCTACACGCCAAAAGGCGAGTCGGTAACCGTGCGGGTAAAAGAGGCGGACAATCAGGTGCAGATCATCGTGGAAAATCCCGGCATCCCCATTCCCCCACAGCATCTCCCCCGGCTCTTTGACCGGTTTTATCGGGTAGACCCTTCGCGACAGCGCAAAGGTGAAGGCAGCGGTATTGGCCTGGCGATTGTGAAATCGATTGTCATCGCCCATCAGGGAAAAGTCTCGGTGACATCCGATCGGCTTGCCACCCGATTTATTCTGACGCTGCCCAAGCATGGGATGTAA
- the cusR gene encoding copper response regulator transcription factor CusR, with translation MKVLIVEDEKKTGEYLTKGLTEAGFVVDLADNGLNGYHLAMTGDYDLLILDIMLPDVNGWDIVRMLRSANKGMPILLLTALGTIEHRVKGLELGADDYLVKPFAFAELLARVRTLLRRGAAVIVESQFQVADLMVDLVSRKVTRSGTRITLTSKEFTLLEFFLRHQGEVLPRSLIASQVWDMNFDSDTNAIDVAVKRLRAKIDNDFEPKLIQTVRGVGYMLEVPDGQ, from the coding sequence ATGAAGGTCTTGATAGTCGAAGATGAGAAAAAAACCGGTGAATACCTGACGAAAGGCCTGACGGAAGCGGGTTTTGTCGTGGATTTGGCGGATAACGGCCTGAACGGGTATCACCTGGCGATGACCGGTGATTACGACCTGCTCATACTCGACATCATGCTGCCGGATGTAAACGGCTGGGATATCGTGCGGATGCTGCGTTCCGCTAACAAAGGGATGCCTATTCTTCTTCTCACCGCGCTGGGCACCATTGAACATCGGGTTAAAGGTCTGGAATTAGGCGCAGATGATTACCTGGTCAAACCGTTCGCTTTCGCCGAGCTGCTGGCGCGGGTCAGAACGCTGCTGCGCCGGGGGGCGGCGGTGATTGTCGAAAGCCAGTTTCAGGTCGCGGATTTGATGGTCGATCTGGTCAGCAGAAAAGTCACCCGCAGCGGTACGCGCATCACCCTGACCAGCAAAGAGTTTACGCTGCTTGAGTTTTTCCTACGCCATCAGGGGGAAGTTTTGCCCCGCTCGCTGATCGCCTCTCAGGTCTGGGATATGAATTTCGACAGCGATACCAATGCTATCGACGTCGCCGTGAAGCGTCTGCGCGCCAAAATCGATAACGACTTTGAGCCGAAACTGATTCAGACCGTGCGCGGCGTGGGATATATGCTTGAGGTTCCTGATGGCCAGTAA
- a CDS encoding efflux transporter outer membrane subunit produces the protein MSKFKLLTLSAVFVLAGCSLAPEYQRPALPVPQQFSLSQNALVSAPAGYQDTGWRTFFVDPQVKALIGEALVNNRDLRMAVLKVQEARAQYGVTDADRYPQVTAGSSGTYSGKLKGDSSTNREFEAGLNLSFDLDFFGRLKNMSEAERQNFFASEEARRAVHISLISNVSQSYFNQRLAYAQLQIAEETLQNYQRSYAFVEKQLLTGSTNVLALEQARGVIESTRSEIAKRKGELAQANNALQLLLGTYGKLPNDQTRSRGDIKPVTLPPSLSSQILLQRPDILEAEHGLMAANANIGAARAAFFPSITLTSSVSSSSSDLSSLFNAASGMWNFVPKIDIPIFNAGRNQSNLDLAEIRQQQSVVNYEQKIQNAFKEVADALVLRQSIADQISGQQRYLTSLQITLQRARALYQNGAVSYIEVLDAERSLFATQQSLLDLNYAQQVNEIKLFAALGGGWVE, from the coding sequence ATGAGCAAATTTAAGCTTCTTACCCTCAGTGCTGTATTCGTTCTCGCCGGTTGTTCATTGGCGCCGGAGTATCAGCGTCCGGCATTGCCGGTGCCGCAGCAATTCTCCTTAAGCCAGAATGCGTTGGTTTCTGCACCGGCGGGGTATCAGGATACGGGTTGGCGGACCTTCTTCGTTGATCCCCAGGTAAAGGCGCTGATCGGCGAAGCGTTGGTCAATAACCGCGATTTACGTATGGCAGTGCTGAAAGTTCAGGAAGCGAGAGCGCAATATGGCGTCACGGACGCTGACCGCTATCCGCAGGTTACGGCAGGCTCCAGCGGTACCTACAGCGGTAAATTAAAAGGCGATAGCAGCACCAACCGTGAATTCGAGGCCGGGCTGAATCTCAGTTTCGATCTGGATTTTTTCGGTCGGCTGAAGAATATGAGTGAAGCCGAGCGACAGAACTTCTTTGCCAGCGAAGAGGCGCGTCGGGCAGTTCACATCTCATTAATCTCCAACGTGTCGCAAAGTTATTTCAATCAGCGTCTGGCTTATGCGCAACTGCAAATTGCCGAAGAAACGCTGCAAAACTATCAGCGCTCTTACGCTTTTGTGGAAAAACAACTGCTGACCGGCAGTACCAACGTACTGGCGCTGGAACAGGCGCGGGGCGTGATTGAAAGCACGCGCAGCGAAATCGCGAAGCGTAAAGGCGAACTGGCTCAGGCAAACAACGCGTTGCAGCTGTTGCTGGGTACGTACGGAAAATTACCCAACGACCAGACGCGCAGCCGCGGGGATATTAAACCGGTGACGCTGCCGCCATCGTTGTCATCGCAAATATTGTTGCAGCGCCCGGATATTCTGGAAGCCGAGCACGGATTAATGGCGGCGAATGCCAATATCGGTGCAGCGCGGGCGGCGTTTTTCCCGTCAATTACTCTGACCAGTTCAGTTTCCAGTAGCAGCAGCGATCTCTCCAGCTTATTTAATGCCGCCAGCGGCATGTGGAATTTTGTTCCCAAAATAGATATTCCAATTTTTAACGCCGGACGTAATCAGTCCAATCTCGATCTCGCCGAAATACGCCAGCAGCAGTCGGTGGTGAATTACGAACAAAAAATTCAGAACGCCTTTAAAGAGGTGGCGGATGCGCTGGTGTTACGCCAAAGCATCGCCGATCAAATTAGCGGTCAGCAGCGCTATTTGACGTCATTGCAAATCACCTTACAACGCGCCCGAGCTCTTTATCAAAATGGTGCAGTTAGCTATATCGAAGTTTTGGATGCCGAACGTTCTTTATTCGCCACGCAGCAATCGCTGCTCGATCTTAATTACGCCCAACAGGTTAATGAAATTAAGCTGTTTGCTGCTTTAGGCGGCGGTTGGGTGGAGTAA
- the cusF gene encoding cation efflux system protein CusF — protein MKTTAKAALFSLFSVVMFNAQANEHQHGEMMNMQPAAQQEQRINATGVIEAVDMESKKITIKHDPIPAVNWPAMTMRFTLVADTKADDIKPGDKVAFTFVQQGNLSVLRDIHISK, from the coding sequence ATGAAGACTACCGCCAAAGCCGCGTTGTTTAGCCTTTTCTCTGTGGTCATGTTTAACGCTCAGGCCAATGAGCATCAGCATGGCGAAATGATGAATATGCAGCCTGCGGCTCAACAGGAACAACGCATTAACGCCACAGGCGTGATTGAAGCTGTTGATATGGAAAGTAAAAAAATCACGATTAAGCATGACCCCATTCCGGCGGTGAACTGGCCGGCCATGACGATGCGTTTTACGCTGGTTGCCGACACAAAGGCTGATGATATTAAACCCGGCGATAAGGTGGCGTTCACGTTTGTTCAGCAGGGAAACCTCTCTGTGTTACGCGATATTCACATCAGTAAATAA